From a region of the Epinephelus fuscoguttatus linkage group LG21, E.fuscoguttatus.final_Chr_v1 genome:
- the LOC125881881 gene encoding tripartite motif-containing protein 16-like, with translation MAQKGVQLDREAFSCSICLDLLKDPVAIPCGHSYCMNCIKCFWDEEDEKKIHSCPQCRQTFSPRPVLVKNTMLAFLVEELKKTGLQAAPVDHRFAGPEDVACDVCTGRKLKALKSCLVCLISYCEKHLQPHYESSAFEKHKLVEPSRKLRENICTRHDEVMKMFCRTDQQCICYLCSVDEHKGHDTVSAAAERTERQRELEVSRQNIQQRIQDREKEVKVLQQEVEAINRSADKAVEDSERMFTELIQLIEKRISDVKQQVRSQEESEVSRVKELQEKVAQEITELKRKDAELKELSHTEDHNQFLHNYFSQSQLVESPDSSSINIRPLWYFEDVTAAVSELTDKIQDVLREKWTDVLQTVTEVDVLLSNSQSEPKTRAGFLKYSHEITLDPNTANPMVLLSEGNRKATLISKKQPYSAHPDRFISLWQVLSRESLTGRCYWEVEWRGEDVFVAVAYKNISRTGGEGGFGFNNKSWVLRCDKKDFTFIYDGVKTPISAPQSYRVGVYLDHNAGILSFYSISDTMTLLHRVQTTFTQPLYAGLRPYSYETTAEFCKLK, from the coding sequence ATGGCGCAGAAAGGAGTGCAGCTGGACCGGGAAGCTTTCTCTTGTTCGATCTGTCTGGATCTACTGAAGGATCCTGTGGCTATTCCCTGTGGACACAGCTACTGCATGAACTGTATTAAATGTTTCTGGGATGAAGAGGATGAGAAGAAAATCCACAGCTGCCCTCAGTGCCGACAGACTTTCAGCCCGAGGCCAGTACTGGTGAAAAACACAATGTTAGCATTTTTAGTGGAGGAACTGAAGAAGACTGGACTCCAGGCTGCTCCTGTTGATCACCGCTTCGCTGGACCTGAAGATGTGGCCTGTGATGTCTGCACTGGGAGAAAACTGAAAGCCCTCAAGTCCTGTCTGGTGTGTCTGATCTCTTACTGTGAGAAACATCTCCAGCCTCATTATGAATCCTCTGCCTTTGAAAAACACAAGCTGGTGGAGCCCTCCAGGAAGCTCCGGGAGAACATCTGCACTCGTCATGAtgaggtgatgaagatgttctGCCGTACTGATCAGCAGTGTATCTGTTATCTCTGCTCTGTGGATGAACATAAAGGCCACGACACAgtctcagctgcagcagagaggactgagaggcagagagagctggaggtgagtcgacaaaacatccagcagagaatccaggacagagagaaagaagtgaAGGTGCTTcaacaggaggtggaggctATCAATCGCTCTGCTGATAAAGCAGTGGAGGACAGTGAGAGGATGTTCACTGAGCTGATCCAACTCATCGAGAAAAGAATCTCAGATGTGAAGCAGCAGGTCAGATCTCAGGAGGAATCTGAAGTGAGTCGAGTCAAAGAGCTTCAGGAGAAGGTGGCGCAGGAAATCACTGAGCTGAAGAGGAAAGACGCTGAGCTGAAGgagctctcacacacagaggatcacAACCAGTTTCTACACAACTACTTCTCACAGTCACAACTCGTTGAGTCTCCAGACTCATCCAGCATCAATATCCGTCCTCTGTGGTACTTTGAGGATGTGACAGCGGCTGTGTCAGAGCTCACAGATAAAATACAGGACGTTCTGAGAGAGAAGTGGACAGACGTTTTACAGACAGTGACTGAAGTGGATGTTTTACTGTCGAATTCTCAATCAGAGCCCAAGACCAGAGCTGGGTTCTTAAAATATTCACATGAAATCACACTGGATCCAAACACAGCAAACCCAATGGTGTTATTATCTGAGGGGaacagaaaagcaacattaataAGCAAAAAACAGCCTTATTCTGCTCACCCAGACAGATTCATTAGTTTGTGGCAGGTCCTCAGCAGAGAGAGCCTGACTGGACgttgttactgggaggtggagtggagaggTGAAGACGTTTTTGTAGCAGTTGCCTACAAGAACATCAGCAGAACAGGGGGTGAAGGTGGATTTGGATTCAATAACAAATCTTGGGTGTTACGTTGTGACAAAAAGGATTTCACTTTTATTTACGATGGTGTCAAAACTCCCATCTCAGCTCCTCAGTCCTACAGAGTAGGAGTGTACCTGGATCACAATGCAGGTATTCTGTCCTTCTACAGCATCTCTGACACCATgactctcctccacagagtccagaccacattcactcagcctctctatgCTGGACTTCGGCCTTACTCCTACGAAACCACTGCTGAGTTCTGTAAACTCAAATAG